In a genomic window of Hyphomonas sp.:
- a CDS encoding LysR family transcriptional regulator, whose protein sequence is MNLRSLDLNLLPVLEAVYTERSLTRASESLHITQPAVSNALARLRTHFEDPLFVREGRGVKPTAMAEALMPAVRDALDRLRAGLEPRSAFEPSRSTRVFNISARDAGAFMIAPGLARRLQSTAPGVRIAWTQLNRGAISTELASGRLDLAIDVPGIRGSDLEREPLMMTPYVCVVSQSHPLAGTPMNFETYLDLRHVVVSSRREGRSYVEEVARTHGARITPVMRLPHYMPAMEIVRETDLALTLPAAMATAPGLVTHDLPGVFPPLDSELYWRRENSEDAALSWLRSLILETVQDIAPRLSSA, encoded by the coding sequence CTGCACATCACGCAGCCCGCCGTGAGCAATGCCCTGGCCCGGCTGCGCACCCATTTCGAGGATCCGCTGTTCGTGCGCGAGGGGCGCGGCGTGAAGCCGACGGCCATGGCAGAGGCGCTGATGCCGGCGGTGCGGGACGCGCTGGACCGGCTGCGGGCCGGTCTGGAGCCACGCTCGGCATTCGAGCCATCCCGGTCGACCCGTGTGTTCAACATTTCCGCCCGCGATGCCGGGGCGTTCATGATTGCGCCCGGCCTGGCGCGACGCCTGCAGTCCACCGCGCCGGGCGTGCGGATTGCCTGGACCCAATTGAACCGGGGCGCAATCTCGACCGAACTGGCCTCCGGCCGCCTGGACCTGGCAATTGACGTGCCCGGCATTCGCGGATCCGACCTCGAGCGTGAACCGCTGATGATGACGCCCTATGTCTGCGTCGTGTCGCAATCCCATCCGCTGGCGGGCACGCCCATGAATTTCGAGACCTATCTGGACCTGCGCCATGTGGTCGTGTCCAGCCGCCGGGAGGGCCGGTCCTATGTCGAGGAAGTGGCCCGCACACATGGCGCACGCATCACGCCGGTGATGCGCCTGCCGCACTACATGCCGGCCATGGAAATCGTCCGCGAGACGGACCTTGCCCTGACATTGCCTGCGGCCATGGCGACCGCCCCGGGGCTCGTCACGCATGACCTGCCGGGCGTGTTCCCGCCGCTCGACAGCGAATTGTACTGGCGCCGGGAGAATTCGGAGGACGCGGCGCTGTCCTGGTTGCGCTCGCTGATCCTCGAAACCGTTCAGGACATCGCGCCGCGCTTGTCATCTGCCTGA